One window of the Desulfovibrio intestinalis genome contains the following:
- a CDS encoding MATE family efflux transporter: protein MPETKVVSAREVALLTIPQLGLMFCYMVMSMIDLWVAGQLNEGVLAALGFTAQILAFLMLLTAVVGSGCMAMVSQSLGAGKPLRARRYSGLIVALSFTAGSVISLLGLGVLLALPMTDLVPEAIAPMVRTFGFAYAAQLPFYYSLVMLNSVFRAHKMVWLPTATLCLVTAIKFVSSVGLGLGWWGFPQLGYAAVAWTTFASSVAGFICNIILAVRVNILRASSFAGWRWNKLAMPRLWRVGAPAALGNVAGHAGSIVLLACVSSLPLHAVDAIAAMTLGMRVMGFLLFPLAGLGMTLTILSGHLLGAGLGRDGYALGLRYGLWVAAALAVAGLGLYVLCGPVIRLFTQESGTVALAETFLQISCLVLPLQGMSQMLSAVLAGAGATRFTCRVSCFTTWGVSVPLAYCLAHWLDFGAFGAYVGMACGTLVASIWTLQIYVQKKWFGAIRVL, encoded by the coding sequence ATGCCCGAAACCAAGGTCGTTTCCGCCCGCGAAGTCGCGCTTCTTACCATTCCGCAGCTGGGTCTGATGTTCTGCTACATGGTCATGTCCATGATAGATCTTTGGGTGGCGGGGCAGCTCAATGAGGGCGTGTTGGCCGCGCTGGGATTTACAGCCCAGATACTTGCCTTTTTGATGCTGCTGACGGCTGTGGTGGGCAGCGGCTGTATGGCTATGGTCAGCCAGTCGCTTGGGGCGGGAAAACCCTTGCGTGCCCGCCGCTATTCCGGCCTGATAGTTGCTCTTTCCTTTACCGCTGGTTCCGTCATTTCTCTTTTGGGGCTCGGCGTGCTTCTGGCATTGCCCATGACAGATCTTGTGCCTGAGGCCATAGCGCCGATGGTGCGCACCTTTGGCTTCGCCTACGCAGCCCAGTTGCCCTTCTATTACAGCCTCGTCATGCTTAATTCCGTGTTTCGCGCACACAAGATGGTCTGGCTGCCCACGGCCACGCTTTGTCTTGTGACAGCCATCAAATTTGTCAGCAGCGTGGGGTTGGGCCTTGGCTGGTGGGGCTTCCCACAACTCGGGTACGCCGCCGTTGCCTGGACAACGTTTGCCTCGTCTGTGGCAGGCTTTATCTGCAACATCATTCTGGCCGTGCGTGTAAATATTTTGCGGGCGTCGTCATTTGCCGGGTGGCGGTGGAACAAGCTGGCCATGCCCCGGCTGTGGCGTGTGGGCGCTCCGGCGGCACTTGGCAATGTGGCCGGGCATGCGGGCAGCATTGTGCTTCTTGCCTGCGTTTCCAGCCTTCCTTTGCATGCGGTGGACGCCATAGCGGCGATGACCCTTGGTATGCGCGTTATGGGCTTTTTGTTGTTTCCGCTTGCCGGGCTGGGCATGACCCTGACCATCCTCAGCGGGCATTTGCTGGGGGCTGGCCTGGGGCGCGACGGGTATGCCCTGGGGTTGCGCTATGGCCTGTGGGTGGCTGCGGCTCTGGCTGTGGCCGGGCTGGGTTTGTATGTGTTATGCGGGCCAGTGATAAGGCTTTTTACACAAGAGTCTGGCACCGTAGCCCTTGCGGAGACGTTTTTGCAGATTTCCTGCCTTGTGCTGCCCTTGCAGGGGATGAGCCAGATGTTGAGCGCGGTTCTGGCCGGAGCCGGAGCCACGCGCTTCACCTGCCGGGTAAGCTGTTTCACAACCTGGGGAGTGTCGGTGCCGCTGGCGTATTGTCTGGCTCACTGGCTGGATTTCGGGGCCTTTGGGGCGTATGTTGGCATGGCTTGCGGCACGCTGGTGGCATCCATCTGGACGCTGCAAATCTATGTGCAAAAAAAATGGTTTGGTGCCATACGTGTTCTCTGA
- a CDS encoding metal-dependent transcriptional regulator, which produces MDQEEKDLSPALENYLAIIFKQEFATGACRPSDIADAAKVARPSVTNALRSLAKRGYISYEPYSLVNLTQKGLQAGQRLAHRNMVLREFFSTVLQLPEETAADMACQLEHVMPDDVMLRWRLFVLYMRHTMPQWEGWLEKSLALRDAHAAKKHRLPTADEAPPAIVNRRDFVDEG; this is translated from the coding sequence ATGGATCAGGAAGAAAAGGATCTTTCTCCTGCCCTGGAAAACTACCTGGCCATTATTTTTAAGCAGGAGTTCGCCACTGGCGCATGTCGACCCAGTGATATTGCCGATGCGGCCAAGGTTGCGCGCCCATCTGTAACCAATGCCCTGCGCTCGTTGGCCAAGCGTGGCTATATCAGCTATGAGCCGTACAGCCTTGTGAATTTGACGCAAAAAGGCCTTCAGGCCGGGCAGCGACTGGCTCACCGGAATATGGTTTTGCGGGAATTTTTTTCAACGGTGCTGCAATTGCCCGAAGAAACCGCGGCTGACATGGCCTGTCAGCTTGAGCACGTCATGCCCGATGACGTGATGCTGCGCTGGCGGCTCTTTGTGTTGTACATGCGTCACACCATGCCCCAGTGGGAAGGCTGGCTGGAAAAAAGCCTTGCCCTGCGGGACGCGCATGCGGCCAAAAAGCACAGACTGCCCACGGCCGATGAGGCTCCCCCTGCAATCGTGAACCGCCGTGATTTTGTGGATGAAGGCTAG
- a CDS encoding energy transducer TonB family protein — protein sequence MLSAHKRLRRPRHCDVAAQTRSRNYALCITSGIIMLAALLMSLPRQPQRVLLPAAAAGPMVMSMRLESVEIRIESSEQPVERRLMADDSPFTAVLPPQPELEKPREEPKPEEKPKVVEQKPKVQPPVAKPEPRKIAAQKTQLLEQKNAVPGPRQQVGHPEGSPDGGVAGGVLGGVPGGKPGGVAGGVAGGVSASTKNTALSKILNAVEKNKNYPKHARRSGAEGLVILLVSINDQGRITASSLDKHCGQAALDNATKELGEKLIGLNTGVQGAAFSVRVPVEYKLK from the coding sequence TTGTTATCAGCACACAAGCGACTTCGGCGTCCACGCCATTGTGACGTTGCGGCGCAGACGCGCAGCCGCAATTATGCCCTGTGCATAACATCCGGCATAATTATGCTGGCGGCGCTGCTCATGTCCTTGCCAAGGCAACCCCAAAGGGTGCTGCTTCCTGCCGCTGCGGCAGGGCCTATGGTCATGTCCATGCGGCTTGAATCTGTGGAGATTCGCATTGAGTCTAGCGAGCAACCCGTCGAGCGACGCCTTATGGCCGATGATTCGCCCTTTACTGCGGTGCTGCCGCCCCAACCCGAGCTGGAAAAACCAAGGGAAGAGCCCAAGCCGGAAGAAAAACCCAAGGTTGTGGAGCAAAAGCCCAAGGTTCAACCGCCCGTGGCAAAGCCTGAACCGCGCAAGATCGCAGCGCAAAAAACGCAGCTGCTTGAGCAGAAAAATGCGGTTCCCGGCCCGCGTCAGCAGGTGGGCCATCCTGAGGGCAGCCCTGACGGCGGCGTTGCGGGGGGAGTCTTGGGTGGCGTACCCGGCGGAAAACCAGGCGGCGTGGCTGGCGGGGTAGCAGGCGGCGTTTCAGCCTCCACTAAAAACACGGCCCTGAGCAAAATTCTCAATGCTGTGGAGAAAAATAAAAACTACCCCAAGCATGCCCGCCGTAGCGGCGCAGAAGGGCTTGTGATTCTGCTGGTCAGCATAAATGATCAGGGACGCATTACGGCTAGCAGTCTGGACAAACACTGCGGGCAGGCGGCACTGGACAATGCCACCAAGGAATTGGGGGAAAAGCTGATTGGCCTGAACACCGGGGTGCAGGGCGCGGCCTTCAGCGTGCGCGTGCCCGTGGAATACAAACTGAAATAG
- a CDS encoding ExbD/TolR family protein, translating into MFDLDEEVSIDLTPLVDVIIVLLFFFILTASFSKPILEIVLPKAEAPDPGATRTRELVISIKQDGTIHHEGQQVSKEALPALLETMPDALLNLHVDEKAPFNAFVGVVDQAKTKRGGRFVISTQATSASTPL; encoded by the coding sequence ATGTTCGATCTGGACGAAGAAGTCAGCATTGACCTCACGCCGCTTGTTGACGTTATCATTGTGCTGCTTTTTTTCTTTATTCTCACGGCCTCGTTCAGCAAACCCATACTGGAAATCGTTCTGCCCAAGGCCGAAGCCCCAGACCCGGGCGCTACCCGCACCCGGGAGCTGGTCATTTCCATCAAGCAGGACGGCACCATCCATCATGAAGGGCAGCAGGTCAGCAAAGAAGCCCTGCCCGCCCTGCTGGAGACCATGCCCGACGCATTGCTGAACCTGCATGTGGATGAAAAGGCCCCATTCAACGCCTTTGTGGGTGTGGTGGACCAGGCCAAGACCAAGAGAGGAGGCCGCTTTGTTATCAGCACACAAGCGACTTCGGCGTCCACGCCATTGTGA
- a CDS encoding MotA/TolQ/ExbB proton channel family protein, whose protein sequence is MNLAAIYNAIGPAGCALVVVGCAGVYIAFRTYFYLALVWRNFQHGFLDLENTGESRCLRNNNSDNPLIAIVRDVVKTHSGHSQDIRAEVAYLFHRNFEQTTKSLCWLRLVAMISPLMGLLGTVLGMVRVFQAIADTATPDPAQLAAGIWEVLITTAMGLSVAIPMLIAYYFLLLKFKGFHIEAVEHSYRALELCQGAARPVRVAAPAMKHGVVDTPASCPVSPEPESA, encoded by the coding sequence ATGAATTTGGCCGCCATTTATAACGCCATCGGCCCTGCAGGCTGCGCCCTTGTGGTTGTGGGGTGCGCTGGCGTGTACATTGCTTTCCGCACATATTTCTACCTCGCTCTGGTGTGGAGAAACTTTCAGCACGGCTTTCTTGATCTGGAAAACACGGGGGAAAGCCGCTGCCTGCGCAACAACAACAGCGATAACCCCCTGATCGCCATTGTGCGTGATGTGGTCAAAACCCACAGCGGGCACTCGCAGGACATCAGGGCTGAAGTGGCCTACCTGTTTCACCGCAACTTTGAGCAGACTACCAAAAGTCTGTGCTGGTTGCGCCTTGTGGCCATGATTTCTCCCCTCATGGGCCTGCTGGGTACGGTGCTTGGCATGGTGCGCGTGTTTCAGGCCATTGCCGACACGGCAACTCCCGATCCTGCCCAGTTGGCAGCTGGCATCTGGGAAGTGCTCATTACCACGGCTATGGGCCTGAGCGTGGCCATTCCCATGCTCATTGCCTACTATTTCCTGCTGCTCAAGTTCAAAGGCTTTCATATTGAGGCTGTGGAACACAGCTACCGCGCCCTTGAGCTTTGCCAGGGAGCGGCCCGTCCTGTTCGCGTAGCCGCGCCCGCCATGAAGCACGGCGTGGTGGACACCCCGGCGTCATGCCCTGTGAGTCCGGAACCGGAATCCGCATAA
- a CDS encoding flavodoxin family protein, protein MKSLVVYSSRTGNTRKIAEAVAEALPGCHLHPVEEAPLPEGYDLVAVGYWVDKGMPDDKAKKYMEQIKNCNVALFGTLGAWPDSEHAAHCKVQGEALLTDPAQGNKVLGTFLCQGRVDPAVVAMMQKMANSAHPMTEERRARLEEAAKHPDEEDCRKAREAFVDFARALGAE, encoded by the coding sequence ATGAAAAGTCTTGTGGTTTATTCTTCGCGTACAGGCAATACCCGCAAAATCGCCGAGGCCGTGGCCGAAGCTTTGCCCGGCTGCCATCTGCACCCGGTTGAAGAAGCGCCGCTGCCCGAGGGCTACGACCTCGTGGCCGTGGGCTATTGGGTAGACAAGGGAATGCCTGACGACAAGGCCAAAAAGTATATGGAGCAGATCAAAAACTGCAACGTGGCCCTCTTCGGCACACTCGGCGCGTGGCCGGATTCTGAACACGCCGCCCACTGCAAGGTGCAGGGCGAGGCATTGCTGACCGACCCCGCGCAGGGCAACAAAGTGCTTGGCACCTTTCTTTGCCAGGGGCGCGTGGACCCCGCCGTGGTGGCCATGATGCAGAAAATGGCCAACAGCGCTCACCCTATGACTGAAGAACGCCGTGCCCGCCTTGAAGAAGCGGCCAAGCACCCCGACGAAGAAGACTGCCGCAAGGCTCGTGAAGCCTTTGTGGATTTTGCCCGCGCACTTGGAGCAGAGTAA
- the hutX gene encoding heme utilization cystosolic carrier protein HutX, with protein sequence MSTCTADTSAIEALRPQVETMLTTQKMVMLDTIARQFAVTELCAARALPESMRAFAPGTAFDDVWQGLAQWPCATFIMRHGRSVVEIKGRIPGGKHGGGYFNLEHGLPLSGHICSDEVAHICFLSLPFMGLESHSVQFLDAAGAVLFAIYVGREKKALIPEARDGFFALRDAFGKEEI encoded by the coding sequence ATGAGCACTTGCACTGCAGACACATCTGCCATTGAAGCCCTGCGCCCGCAGGTGGAAACGATGCTGACCACGCAAAAGATGGTCATGCTCGACACCATTGCCCGGCAGTTCGCGGTCACTGAACTGTGCGCCGCCCGCGCCCTGCCCGAAAGCATGAGGGCTTTTGCCCCCGGCACGGCCTTTGACGATGTGTGGCAAGGTCTGGCCCAGTGGCCCTGTGCGACCTTCATCATGCGTCACGGACGCAGTGTTGTGGAGATCAAGGGGCGCATTCCCGGCGGCAAACACGGCGGAGGCTACTTCAATCTTGAGCACGGCCTTCCCCTGAGCGGCCATATTTGCAGTGATGAAGTTGCCCACATCTGCTTCCTTTCCCTGCCCTTCATGGGGCTGGAAAGCCACAGCGTGCAATTTCTGGATGCGGCGGGCGCGGTGCTGTTCGCCATCTATGTGGGCCGTGAAAAGAAAGCGCTTATTCCCGAAGCCCGCGACGGCTTTTTCGCCCTGCGCGACGCCTTCGGCAAGGAGGAAATATAA
- a CDS encoding ABC transporter ATP-binding protein → MLRFNNVSYTYPFQGRPAVENISLHVKPGEVVLCTGASGCGKSTLIRLANGLCPLHFAGILEGQVLVNGTPTVEQDLPHLAQQAGTLFQDPEQQFFALNVEDELAFALEWQGMPVDTMHETVKRSVRQFNLQPLLGASIHELSEGQKQKVGLATLWTQTPQALILDEPTANLDPESTEELALQLKQLKAQGMAILVVDHRLYWLADVADRVIVMQDGRIREQGDFSILYDADLRASYGLREACVPDVRDVLPSCSIAESCPVEAHNLTYAHKGQDPLYENARIALPSGITALIGPNGTGKTTLARVLAGLNLPQAGEITLDGQPMPPRQRLAGTGIVLQNADHQLHMRTVLAEVQTCLDLAGQKDKKAALDLLTAFGLEALAQRHPQSLSGGEKQRLVIACALAKKPRLLILDEPTSGLDGQNMARLAQALEAQALEGRCILLITHDLELLARMGRHALRLPLPPDYSLPAAQGDRTGIHDAAAPAA, encoded by the coding sequence ATGTTGCGCTTTAATAATGTCAGCTACACCTACCCGTTCCAGGGGCGGCCAGCGGTGGAAAATATCTCGCTGCATGTCAAACCCGGCGAAGTGGTGCTTTGCACCGGGGCTAGCGGTTGCGGCAAATCAACGCTCATCCGCCTGGCCAACGGGCTGTGCCCCCTGCATTTTGCCGGTATTCTGGAGGGTCAGGTGCTCGTCAACGGTACCCCCACCGTGGAACAGGATTTGCCTCATCTGGCCCAGCAGGCAGGTACGCTTTTTCAAGACCCGGAACAGCAGTTCTTTGCGCTCAATGTGGAGGACGAGCTGGCCTTTGCCCTTGAATGGCAAGGCATGCCCGTGGATACAATGCACGAAACCGTGAAGCGGTCAGTGCGCCAGTTCAACCTGCAACCGCTGCTGGGCGCGTCCATTCACGAACTTTCGGAAGGGCAGAAACAAAAAGTTGGCCTTGCGACCTTGTGGACGCAAACCCCGCAGGCGCTCATTCTGGACGAACCCACCGCCAACCTGGACCCCGAATCCACAGAAGAACTGGCCCTGCAACTCAAGCAGCTCAAAGCACAGGGCATGGCCATTCTGGTGGTGGATCACCGCCTGTACTGGCTGGCCGACGTGGCCGACAGGGTCATCGTCATGCAGGACGGGCGTATCCGCGAGCAGGGAGATTTTTCCATCCTGTACGATGCAGACCTGCGTGCCAGTTACGGTCTGCGGGAAGCCTGCGTGCCTGACGTGCGCGACGTGCTGCCCTCCTGTTCCATCGCCGAATCATGCCCGGTGGAAGCGCACAACCTCACCTATGCTCACAAAGGGCAGGACCCCCTGTACGAAAACGCCCGCATTGCGCTGCCCTCGGGCATCACGGCGCTCATCGGCCCCAACGGCACGGGCAAGACGACACTGGCCCGCGTGCTGGCCGGACTGAACCTGCCCCAGGCCGGAGAAATCACGCTGGACGGGCAGCCCATGCCCCCGCGCCAACGTCTCGCTGGCACTGGCATCGTGCTACAAAATGCCGACCATCAGCTCCATATGAGAACGGTGCTCGCAGAGGTGCAGACCTGCCTTGATCTGGCAGGCCAAAAAGACAAAAAGGCCGCTCTGGACCTGCTGACAGCCTTCGGGCTGGAAGCTCTGGCGCAGCGCCATCCCCAATCGCTTTCCGGCGGCGAAAAGCAGCGTCTTGTCATTGCCTGCGCGCTGGCTAAAAAGCCGCGTCTGCTCATACTGGACGAACCCACCAGCGGCCTGGACGGACAAAACATGGCCCGGCTGGCGCAGGCGCTGGAAGCTCAGGCGCTGGAAGGCCGCTGCATACTGCTTATCACGCATGACCTTGAATTACTGGCCCGCATGGGCCGCCATGCCCTGCGGCTGCCCCTGCCGCCGGATTACAGCTTACCCGCCGCGCAAGGGGACCGTACCGGCATACACGACGCCGCCGCTCCGGCAGCATAG
- a CDS encoding energy-coupling factor transporter transmembrane component T: MQALYASNRPLPQGWLYEADVRAKIGVSVLASLGTLIVSNLEGQLVLAGASLCYALCMRKPKALLVAYAVLTVMIFMAMGCVWIMGQFSPRLMGGMNFTSLAIPFLRVLTMLHVVLPLALSSRVQYLLDALRGMRLPFCIYLPAAVIIRFIPTFINDVKQVTESLKLRGYKLNPWTMTCHPILSLRLLFTPLLFRSLRTSEDLGVAAELKGLGMGEKLTPYRTNAWTRRDSLLLAAAMLVVVGALACQYMLNNPVTGGMR, from the coding sequence ATGCAGGCATTGTACGCCAGTAACCGCCCTTTGCCGCAGGGCTGGCTTTATGAGGCCGACGTGCGGGCCAAAATCGGGGTAAGTGTGCTTGCCTCGCTGGGTACCCTTATTGTTTCCAACCTTGAAGGCCAGCTGGTGCTGGCCGGGGCCTCACTGTGCTATGCCCTGTGCATGCGCAAACCCAAGGCCCTGCTTGTGGCCTATGCCGTCCTGACTGTCATGATTTTTATGGCAATGGGCTGCGTATGGATTATGGGGCAGTTTTCGCCCCGCCTCATGGGCGGGATGAACTTCACGTCATTGGCAATTCCCTTTTTGCGTGTGCTGACCATGCTGCATGTGGTGCTGCCGCTGGCGTTGTCCAGCCGGGTGCAATATCTGCTGGACGCACTGCGCGGGATGCGCCTGCCCTTCTGCATATATCTGCCAGCGGCGGTCATTATCCGGTTTATCCCCACCTTCATCAATGACGTGAAGCAGGTGACGGAATCCCTCAAGCTGCGTGGCTACAAGCTGAATCCGTGGACAATGACGTGCCATCCCATACTCAGCCTGCGCCTGCTGTTTACGCCCCTCCTGTTCCGCTCCCTGCGCACTTCGGAAGATCTGGGGGTCGCGGCTGAGCTCAAGGGGCTTGGCATGGGTGAAAAACTCACTCCCTACCGCACCAATGCCTGGACCCGCCGCGACAGCCTGCTGCTGGCAGCAGCTATGCTTGTGGTGGTCGGCGCGCTTGCCTGCCAGTACATGTTGAATAATCCTGTGACAGGAGGCATGCGCTGA
- a CDS encoding MptD family putative ECF transporter S component, producing the protein MKSTVNRYWSAHELVVIGVFSAAAKISTLLVALAGGGMNPVSLLLKNLVFTTLLIVMLYKVRKPGTLLLFVLINMLVSALLLGASITLLPAMLAAALVAETAVALAGGYARPWGPLVAVAVFDLLFRICSLGVSWLYMRENPAMLVAAVPIVILGYAGALIGLFTGVRAVRELRHAGIVRQ; encoded by the coding sequence ATGAAGTCCACGGTCAACCGCTACTGGAGTGCCCATGAACTGGTGGTCATAGGGGTATTTTCGGCAGCTGCCAAAATCTCCACCTTACTGGTGGCCCTGGCCGGAGGGGGCATGAATCCGGTGTCCCTGCTGTTGAAGAACCTCGTTTTTACCACCCTGCTTATAGTCATGCTCTACAAGGTGCGCAAGCCCGGCACCCTGCTGCTTTTCGTGCTTATCAACATGCTGGTGAGCGCGCTGTTGCTCGGTGCCAGCATTACCTTGCTGCCAGCCATGCTGGCGGCGGCTCTGGTTGCGGAAACAGCAGTGGCTCTCGCAGGCGGTTATGCAAGACCCTGGGGGCCGTTGGTGGCGGTGGCCGTCTTCGACCTCCTGTTCAGGATTTGCTCTCTGGGTGTTTCATGGCTGTACATGCGTGAAAACCCAGCCATGCTCGTGGCCGCCGTGCCCATTGTGATTCTGGGGTACGCGGGTGCGCTTATAGGTCTTTTTACCGGCGTCAGAGCCGTAAGGGAGCTGCGCCATGCAGGCATTGTACGCCAGTAA
- a CDS encoding TonB-dependent receptor plug domain-containing protein: protein MILLRNLRRHALPLGLAGALFWSAPAHAEPLQTDTVKVSASRVEKELLDVPMAVSVVTEEEIKLSPAATVGGILQDIPGVQVVNSGAQGLKRIAIRGESPNRVLVLVDGQKIAENKSMDGTALLVDPAMIERIEVIKGPASVLYGSEAMGGVINIITKKGGTKPIQGQITTSYNGSTRGFDESLSLYGGYEGLKYRVTGANTYQYNLSTPDGEAKHSKFKQQSGSAFLSYDFNPHLTVGGLYEQFYSEILAGDTSTPNFYVDISPWERKKAAVFVEAKDIAFFLPRLRMDAFWQHSRKKMLNHVESASGPMSMLMDNYANNKNEQWGASLQSDWAIGESNYLIAGYEFNRDDLDAKTDTDMNMTVKPNPMMQINTLTDSHYKYKGHMDTHALYALMESKLPWDFTLSYGVRQTWVSSHMGTAEGWQRKKTSMPPSTTYSDLNAGGTGDTWESQPVFNVSLMWQGIDDLTLRAGFSQGFRVPNLQEKYITSSMGGGTVYPNQDLKPEKSNTWEVGARYYAHGLSLDVTGFYTVADDYISSMQTGTNLYHYQNVSQAKTHGVEFSAGYDLPFGFTPYIDVTWMKRQFDNGNYTTWKTGTPEWTGRTGVRALYPVNENLDIMGDAYIRFASKTEQESGTATRTVYSNDSWTTANAMLGVKFGSEKQYAIVGEVLNIFNEKYALNTGNSIYEPGVHANIKVSVEF, encoded by the coding sequence ATGATCTTGCTGCGTAACTTACGCAGGCATGCTCTCCCCCTGGGTCTGGCCGGGGCACTGTTCTGGAGCGCCCCTGCCCATGCCGAACCTCTTCAGACCGATACCGTCAAGGTATCAGCATCGCGCGTTGAAAAAGAATTGCTGGACGTGCCTATGGCCGTAAGCGTGGTGACGGAAGAGGAAATAAAGCTTTCTCCTGCGGCCACAGTAGGCGGAATTTTGCAGGACATTCCCGGCGTGCAGGTCGTCAACTCCGGGGCACAGGGCTTGAAGCGCATTGCCATCCGTGGCGAAAGCCCCAACCGGGTGCTGGTGCTTGTTGACGGGCAAAAAATTGCTGAAAACAAGTCTATGGATGGCACTGCCCTGCTTGTGGACCCTGCCATGATTGAAAGAATTGAGGTCATCAAGGGACCGGCTTCGGTACTTTACGGCTCCGAAGCCATGGGCGGCGTTATCAACATCATAACCAAGAAGGGCGGCACAAAGCCCATTCAAGGGCAGATAACCACCAGCTACAACGGCTCCACACGGGGCTTTGACGAGAGCCTTTCGCTATACGGCGGATACGAAGGACTCAAGTACCGCGTCACCGGGGCCAATACCTACCAGTATAACCTGTCCACCCCTGATGGCGAGGCCAAGCATTCCAAGTTCAAGCAGCAGTCCGGCTCGGCCTTTCTGAGTTATGACTTCAACCCGCACCTCACGGTTGGCGGTCTGTACGAACAGTTTTACAGTGAAATTCTGGCTGGCGACACAAGCACCCCCAATTTCTATGTTGACATTTCCCCCTGGGAACGCAAAAAAGCCGCAGTCTTCGTAGAAGCCAAGGATATCGCATTCTTCCTGCCGCGCCTGCGCATGGATGCCTTCTGGCAGCATAGCCGGAAAAAAATGCTCAACCATGTGGAGTCGGCAAGCGGTCCTATGTCCATGCTTATGGACAACTACGCCAACAACAAAAATGAGCAGTGGGGCGCTAGCCTTCAATCTGACTGGGCCATTGGCGAAAGCAATTACCTTATCGCGGGCTACGAGTTCAATCGGGACGATCTTGACGCCAAAACCGACACGGATATGAACATGACCGTGAAGCCCAACCCCATGATGCAGATCAATACCCTGACTGACAGCCACTACAAGTACAAAGGCCACATGGACACCCATGCCCTGTACGCGCTGATGGAAAGCAAGCTGCCCTGGGACTTCACGCTGTCCTATGGCGTGCGCCAGACGTGGGTGAGTTCGCACATGGGCACAGCCGAAGGCTGGCAGCGCAAAAAAACCTCTATGCCCCCAAGCACCACCTACAGCGATCTCAATGCCGGCGGCACTGGCGACACGTGGGAATCCCAGCCGGTGTTCAACGTTTCGCTCATGTGGCAGGGCATTGACGACCTGACCCTGCGGGCGGGATTTTCTCAAGGCTTCCGCGTGCCCAACTTGCAGGAAAAATACATCACCTCCAGCATGGGCGGCGGCACGGTATATCCCAACCAGGATCTCAAGCCTGAAAAGTCCAACACCTGGGAAGTGGGCGCACGCTACTACGCCCACGGCCTCAGCCTTGACGTCACAGGCTTCTACACCGTGGCCGACGACTATATTTCATCCATGCAGACTGGCACCAATCTGTACCACTACCAGAATGTCAGCCAGGCCAAGACTCACGGTGTGGAATTCAGCGCAGGCTACGATCTGCCCTTCGGCTTCACGCCCTACATCGACGTTACCTGGATGAAGCGCCAGTTTGACAACGGTAATTACACCACGTGGAAAACCGGCACGCCGGAATGGACTGGCCGTACCGGCGTACGCGCGCTCTACCCCGTCAATGAGAATCTGGATATTATGGGCGACGCCTACATTCGCTTTGCCAGCAAAACCGAACAGGAAAGCGGCACCGCCACCCGCACCGTGTACTCCAATGACTCCTGGACCACAGCCAACGCCATGCTGGGTGTGAAGTTCGGTTCTGAAAAGCAGTATGCCATTGTGGGTGAAGTGCTTAACATCTTTAATGAAAAGTATGCACTCAATACCGGTAACTCCATCTATGAGCCCGGCGTGCATGCCAACATCAAGGTCAGTGTAGAGTTTTAA